A genomic stretch from Apis cerana isolate GH-2021 linkage group LG9, AcerK_1.0, whole genome shotgun sequence includes:
- the LOC107993231 gene encoding neprilysin-4-like, whose product MDSPLSLEVVQCRQFDLVTRPFTMNERKDETQSIYTIASQQNLVPIKSRNAYLKKRRHVPNLMMITLFLLMGLSILAALVFSILYITYRPTKLCETENCVRIAASLKESMDTSVDPCDDFYKYACGKWQDEHPIPDKSLINSWFEERKEKISVKIRELLRENKTDSDEPWAVSQAKLLYNSCINVQATNELGLTPLFDVLKELSLPPVPAAITKKTSDYIEQIARVKKVLGKDVFFRFDIIPDPRNTSNNIMFFDTLILDNPLPNDKELEKRLHSIRSSFRKLENEDESEDKQKDLEIAYITGIIKQIMNNGTLDSCSLNDESLPLDEEELERITESLYELTSEFYYLSRPDTNQTIWEDNLTDDHYMLVDDLQKLTDEFVTEANSTLTPKLLWRPFIELVFKDIDTTLDLDKKDQVLVGDLENLKEVALMLTLSEEEELESYVWWVIVDIIVPHSSDNLRKIWIDYINELTNIEIGESRSLFCASAVNELMGMAASWLFVDSSFHENKGKKVLEMLDNIKQAFASMVLRTDWMDQRTKLATLEKNRKMESQIGFPDWLFSENELDEYYDSIDLSETEYLSNMIQIVRLMSLSDLESIHLINYKNESYWATDPTDVNAFHTYEYNHITVPAGILQFPFYDLGLESLNYGAIGSILGHELTHGFDNSGRHYDSNGNVRQWWTNETISRYTKKIECFIDHYNNYYEAEIDDYIDGELTLSENIADNEGLREAVVAYETWKAKHGQEPSLPGFTHLTHEQLIFLGFAHIWCEIATPKFLRIMLENSHCPGHVRLLGVLKNSKEFSEAWNCPAGSNMNPSTKCKLW is encoded by the exons aggATGAAACGCAGTCAATTTACACGATCGCCAGCCAACAGAACTTGGTACCGATAAAATCCAGAAATGCCTA cctAAAGAAACGAAGACACGTACCGAATTTAATGATGATTACACTGTTTCTCCTGATGGGTCTATCTATCTTAGCGGCACTGGTGTTTTCTATACTTT aTATAACCTACAGACCGACGAAACTCTGCGAAACAGAGAATTGCGTCCGCATAG CCGCTAGTTTGAAAGAATCTATGGATACGTCCGTAGATCCTTGTGACGATTTTTATAA ATACGCATGCGGGAAATGGCAGGACGAGCATCCTATACCGGATAAGAGTTTGATTAATTCGTGGTTCGAAGAgcgtaaagaaaaaatatccgtAAAAATCAGAGAACTGTTACGGGAAAATAAGACGGATAGCGACGAACCGTGGGCGGTATCGCAGGCAAAACTATTGTATAATAGCTGCATAAACGTGC AGGCGACGAACGAGCTGGGACTGACGCCATTGTTCGACGTATTGAAAGAGCTCAGTCTACCCCCGGTTCCTGCGGCCATCACCAAGAAAACGAGCGATTATATCGAACAAATAGCCAGGGTGAAAAAAGTTCTAGGGAAGGACGTGTTCTTCCGCTTCGATATTATCCCCGATCCTCGAAACACGAGCaacaatataatgtttttcgaCACACTGATCCTCGATAATCCACTACCCAA CGACAAAGAATTGGAGAAACGGTTGCATTCGATCAGATCAAGTTTCCGGAAGTTGGAGAACGAGGATGAAAGTGAAGATAAACAGAAAGATTTAGAAATTGCATACATAACCGGCATTATTAAGCAAATCATGAACAATGGAACCCTCGATAGTTGCTCTTTAAACGATGAATCATTGCCGCTTGACGAGGAAGAATTGGAAAGAATCACCGAATCGCTTTACGAATTAACAAGCGAATTTTATTAC ctATCCCGCCCAGATACCAATCAAACCATTTGGGAAGATAATCTGACCGATGATCACTACATGCTGGTAGACGATCTTCAAAAGTTGACCGACGAGTTTGTGACGGAAGCTAATTCTACGCTCACGCCTAAACTGTTATGGCGGCCGTTCATCGAACTGGTTTTTAAGGATATCGACACTACTCTAGACTTGGATAAGAAGGATCAAGTGTTGGTAGGCGATCTGGAAAATTTGAAGGAAGTCGCTCTTATGTTGACTCTCTCCGAGGAGGAAGAATTAG aaagcTACGTATGGTGGGTGATAGTAGACATAATCGTGCCACATTCGTCGgacaatttaagaaaaatttggataGATTATATCAACGAATTGACCAATATCGAGATCGGTGAATCGAGGTCACTCTTTTGCGCGTCCGCTGTCAACGAATTGATGG GAATGGCAGCCTCGTGGCTGTTCGTGGACTCATCCTTTCACGAGAACAAAGGTAAAAAGGTGTTGGAAATGTtggataatataaaacaagctTTCGCTTCGATGGTTCTGCGAACCGATTGGATGGACCAGCGGACAAAACTGGCCACGTTGGAGAAGAATAGAAAGATGGAGTCTCAAATTGGATTCCCGGATTGGTTGTTCTCCGAAAATGAGCTCGACGAATATTACGATAGC ATAGATCTCTCGGAGACGGAGTATTTGAGCAATATGATACAAATTGTTCGATTGATGTCCTTGAGCGATTTAGAATCCATTCatctgattaattataaaaatgaatcata CTGGGCGACCGATCCAACGGATGTAAATGCATTTCATACGTATGAATACAATCATATAA CTGTACCAGCGGGAATTcttcaatttcctttttacgATTTGGGTCTTGA GTCTTTGAATTACGGCGCCATCGGCTCGATCCTTGGTCACGAATTGACTCACGGATTCGACAACAGCGGGAGACACTACGACAGTAATGGGAACGTGAGACAATGGTGGACCAACGAGACTATTTCGAGATACACCAAAAAAATCGAATGCTTTATAGATCATTACAACAATTACTACGAAGCTGAA ATAGACGATTATATCGACGGTGAACTCACATTGAGTGAAAATATAGCGGATAACGAGGGTCTGAGAGAAGCTGTCGTCGCTTATGAAACATGGAAGGCCAAACACGGTCAAGAGCCCTCGCTTCCGGGATTCACTCACCTCACTCACGAGCAACTTATTTTTCTTGGTTTCGCACAC ATTTGGTGCGAGATCGCAACTCcaaaatttttgagaataatGTTAGAAAACAGTCATTGCCCTGGACACGTGAGACTTCTCGGAGTTCTCAAGAATTCCAAAGAGTTCAGCGAAGCGTGGAATTGTCCTGCGGGATCGAACATGAATCCTTCGACCAAATGTAAACTATGGTAA
- the LOC107993250 gene encoding sialidase-like has product MRLLLIALIYLTVSSAFPEPKQKRDVLPGDPRYGFDHHLDNVVQVKSFDDESVLPDVYGPPGYQPGAPLGNEYLSPLAFTEYSTPVAEVVNVEPEKVVSTTTFSVPVESVETVNVTPPSASYGTPVDKTVKAVVDTESASQVKSTVKTVKTRVHEGSPSTVNIVGPALKQVTHFSNEAKAIPSTTVKKNVLSKTLLPTVYASYNGILSIPGYGVSSQLPSLSTVQQSVPVDRAVNFNVPLPLSSSIQLDKTVPTAYSVVQPAFSAPHTHIVPVHSLYALPSVSSLPFQTLSPIQSISSVGTLTPVHPARTYTPVHPVETLPSSDLVHILESVKSVKTSSPVQHAVHAVPTVVKTVETLTPVVRVSTVSPLQSVDTVDPIKSVGIVSHQPVETQHSVTEVLKTKSVPVVHISDQQNKQFFSNLFNQLISMYLPNFSTLRPPTSTSTSSSYSKSELTTSQPVKVTTPVTLLTDDTYNQQSLVDVNNPVPASKQVVSVTPANEYVQPTETNGGYVY; this is encoded by the exons ATGAGGTTGCTGCTGATCGCTCTG atttatttgACGGTTTCCTCGGCCTTCCCCGAGCCAAAGCAAAAGAGGGACGTTCTCCCAGGCGATCCACGTTACGGATTCGATCATCATCTCGACAACGTGGTACAAGTTAAATCCTTTGATGACGAATCCGTGCTGCCGGACGTCTATGGACCCCCTGGATATCAACCGGGCGCTCCTCTTGGTAACGAGTACTTGTCACCCCTCGCGTTCACTGAATATTCTACACCG GTCGCTGAAGTGGTTAACGTAGAACCTGAAAAAGTAGTATCGACCACAACATTCTCGGTTCCCGTTGAAAGCGTCGAA ACCGTAAATGTTACACCGCCATCAGCCTCTTACGGTACTCCCGTGGATAAAACCGTTAAA GCCGTTGTAGATACCGAATCCGCGTCTCAAGTCAAATCCACGGTCAAAACCGTAAAGACTCGAGTTCACGAAGGATCCCCATCGACTGTGAACATCGTTGGGCCTGCCTTAAAAC AAGTAACACACTTCTCCAACGAAGCGAAAGCCATCCCCTCGACAACCGTGAAGAAGAACGTTCTTAGCAAAACTCTTCTGCCCACTGTTTACGCTTCTTACAACGGAATCCTCAGCATACCCGGTTACGGCGTCTCTTCCCAACTTCCTTCCCTCTCCACGGTACAGCAATCCGTCCCTGTCGATCGCGCCGTTAATTTTAACGTCCCTCTTCCCCTCTCATCGTCCATCCAGCTCGACAAAACTGTTCCAACCGCCTATTCCGTCGTGCAACCAGCCTTCTCGGCTCCACACACGCATATCGTTCCTGTCCACAGCCTCTACGCGTTACCTTCCGTTTCGTCGCTTCCCTTCCAAACGCTGTCTCCTATCCAATCGATATCTTCCGTAGGCACCTTGACTCCCGTGCACCCGGCGCGCACGTACACACCGGTGCACCCGGTCGAGACGTTGCCATCCTCTGATCTGGTGCACATCCTAGAATCCGTCAAGTCCGTGAAGACCTCGTCGCCTGTGCAACACGCGGTGCACGCGGTGCCGACCGTGGTCAAGACCGTGGAAACGTTGACACCCGTGGTGAGAGTGTCGACGGTGAGCCCTCTGCAGTCCGTGGACACCGTGGATCCGATCAAATCGGTGGGAATCGTGTCGCACCAACCGGTCGAGACCCAACACTCCGTGACCGAGGTGCTTAAAACCAAATCCGTACCCGTGGTCCATATCTCGGATCAGCAGAACAAGCAATTCTTCAGCAATTTGTTCAACCAGCTCATCTCGATGTATTTGCCCAACTTTTCCACCCTGCGGCCCCCAACCTCAACCTCAACCTCGTCCTCGTATTCTAAGTCGGAGTTAACTACGAGCCAACCGGTCAAGGTGACCACCCCTGTCACCCTTCTCACCGATGACACTTACAATCAGCAATCGCTCGTCGATGTCAATAATCCGGTACCGGCTAGCAAGCAGGTGGTGAGCGTGACGCCGGCCAACGAGTACGTTCAACCCACGGAAACCAATGGCGGATAtgtttattga
- the LOC107993863 gene encoding zinc finger protein 512B-like, which produces MTMRRVFLFALAVVAARASHFSSLEGHGLHSSEPKLISQSVHLKEIPTKIIKVTKTAVVKVPVPYPVKVPHHIPVPVPVNHPIAVPYTKLVKVQEHVPVEVSRPVPIEIHQQVPVVVPKAVPVPQPIPVPHPVTVNKPVFYPIPHPIPYQASHSEGGIGSGAGGYDSGDHEGHESESYSSYTVNQHGHEQDVQGGHFQPSQPDYGSHH; this is translated from the exons ATGACGATGCGGCGAGTA TTTTTGTTCGCTTTGGCCGTGGTCGCCGCGAGGGCCTCTCATTTCTCCTCCCTGGAAGGCCATGGTCTCCATTCCAGCGAGCCGAAGCTTATCTCGCAATCGGTTCATCTGAAAGAAATACCGACCAAAATCATCAAGGTCACGAAAACCGCGGTCGTCAAGGTGCCAGTTCCCTACCCAGTCAAG GTGCCCCATCACATACCCGTCCCGGTGCCAGTGAACCATCCGATCGCAGTTCCGTATACGAAGCTGGTGAAAGTTCAGGAACACGTGCCGGTCGAGGTGTCCAGGCCGGTCCCGATCGAGATCCATCAGCAAGTACCGGTGGTGGTGCCGAAGGCGGTCCCGGTACCGCAGCCGATTCCGGTTCCTCATCCTGTAACGGTGAACAAGCCTGTCTTTTATCCGATACCACACCCGATTCCATATCAGGCGAGCCATTCCGAGGGTGGTATCGGAAGTGGAGCTGGTGGATACGATTCTGGGGATCACGAGGGCCACGAGTCGGAGAGTTACAGCTCTTACACGGTGAATCAACACGGCCACGAGCAGGACGTCCAAGGTGGACACTTCCAACCGTCTCAACCCGATTACGGCTCGCATCATTGA
- the LOC107995030 gene encoding zinc finger protein 512B-like, protein MNAKLLIVFALVAVTFAEEQATETKKDKRGIYGGYGTYGYSSYAAPISQAVSVVTKEVPVPVPHPVAVPVEKHVPVPVKVPVAVPVDRPVAVPVPKPYPVEVTRHVPVPVERPVPVPIKVPVPAPYAVKVPQPYAVPYVKQIPVPVVQPAVVIEKYNHGGWPSGYSSW, encoded by the exons ATGAACGCTAAG CTTCTAATCGTCTTCGCCCTCGTGGCGGTAACCTTCGCCGAAGAGCAAGCTACCGAAACGAAGAAGGACAAGCGTGGAATCTATGGAGGATACGGAACATACGGATACTCTAGTTACGCTGCACCGATCAGCCAGGCAGTCTCGGTCGTAACCAAGGAAGTGCCAGTCCCTGTACCACACCCTGTCGCTGTTCCTGTCGAGAAACACGTCCCTGTCCCGGTTAAG gTACCGGTCGCCGTCCCTGTCGATCGCCCCGTCGCCGTTCCCGTCCCTAAACCGTACCCGGTCGAAGTGACCAGACACGTTCCAGTCCCAGTGGAGAGGCCAGTTCCGGTCCCGATCAAAGTTCCGGTACCGGCTCCTTACGCGGTCAAAGTGCCCCAACCCTACGCCGTTCCATACGTGAAACAGATACCGGTGCCCGTGGTGCAACCTGCAGTCGTGATCGAGAAGTACAATCACGGCGGTTGGCCAAGCGGCTACTCCTCCTGGTAA